The following DNA comes from Enterobacter sp. SA187.
AGGCCGTATAGTGCGCTGTCACCACCACCACGGTGAGCAGATAAATCGCCATCAGCGCCGGACGGCGGAACAGCACCGGCAGGCTTTTCAGCGATCCGGAGTGCTCGCTCGGCAGACGCGGCAGCAGTTTGACAAGGCACAGCAGGGTGATGAGCGCCCCGAGGCCGATAATAAAGAAGGTGGTGCGCCAGCCGAAATACTGCCCGACGAGGCGGCCAATCGGCAGGCCGAGCACCATCGCCAGCGCGGTGCCGGTGGCCAGCAGGCTCAGCGCCTGGGCGCGTTTGCCCGCCGGGGCGAGGCGGATCGCCAGCGACGCGGTGATCGACCAGAAAATCGCATGGGCAAAGGCAATGCCGATACGGCTTACCACCAGCACGGTAAAGTTCCATGCGAGGAACGACAGCACATGGCTGGCGATAAACAGCACAAACAGGCCAATCAGCAGCTTACGCCGTTCCACCTGGCTGGTGAGCAGCATAAAGGGCAGCGACAGCAGCGCCACCACCCAGGCGTAGATGGTCAACATAATTCCGACCTGCGCGGTTTCCATACCAAAGCTCTGCGCGATATCAGAGAGCAGCCCCACGGGGACGAACTCCGTGGTGTTAAAAATAAAGGCCGCAATGGCAAGCGTAACCACCCGTAGCCACGCGACCCGGCGTGATACCGTGTTGGTTGTCATAAATTTCTCAGGCGTGAATGCAATAAGGGAAGACGGCGATCTTAAAACGATTAGTGGTGAAAATACAGCCGTTTTGTGATTTAGATCTCATTTTCCTGCCTGCGCTGACCGATAAAAACGGCTGCGCGCTGCGGTGCCTTATGTCATGGTAGCCATCGGGATCCGCAACAGGAGCAGACAATGCAGGAAATTGATTTTTATATGGTTGATGCGTTCAGCGACCGCGCCTTTGGCGGTAACGCGGCGGCGGTATGCGTATTAACGGAATGGCTGCCGGATGAGACGCTGCTGAAGATGGCGAAACAGCATAACCAGTCCGAGACGGCGTTCTTTGTGCGCCATGATGACGGCTATGAGCTGCGCTGGTTCACCACCCAGTATGAGATTGACCTTTGCGGCCACGCGACCCTCGCCGCCGCGCACGTGATCTTTAACCATCTGGGGCATCCTGATACGGAAATTGCTTTCACCACCCGCTTCGTCGGCCC
Coding sequences within:
- a CDS encoding sugar transporter, coding for MTTNTVSRRVAWLRVVTLAIAAFIFNTTEFVPVGLLSDIAQSFGMETAQVGIMLTIYAWVVALLSLPFMLLTSQVERRKLLIGLFVLFIASHVLSFLAWNFTVLVVSRIGIAFAHAIFWSITASLAIRLAPAGKRAQALSLLATGTALAMVLGLPIGRLVGQYFGWRTTFFIIGLGALITLLCLVKLLPRLPSEHSGSLKSLPVLFRRPALMAIYLLTVVVVTAHYTAYSYIEPFVMTVAGSSASFATLLLLVLGGAGIIGSVLFSKLGNAHASGLVSGAIALLALCLALLLPAAASEIHLAVLSLFWGVAIMIIGLGMQVKVLSLAPDATDVAMALFSGIFNIGIGAGALVGNQVSLHGSMSAIGYVGAIPALAALIWAVLIFRRWPTALEEHAPTV